Proteins co-encoded in one Flavobacteriaceae bacterium MAR_2009_75 genomic window:
- a CDS encoding 4-hydroxy-tetrahydrodipicolinate synthase, whose amino-acid sequence MKELVGTGVALITPFREDLSIDIDALHKVVNYSIDGGVDYLVVLGTTGESVTLTKDEKQLVIDTVTIANAGRLPLVVGVGGNSTHSVIEELKTLDLTNFEAILSVSPYYNKPTQEGIFRHFMAIANAAPKPIILYNVPGRTGSNMLPSTVKRLAEESQNIVAIKEASGSMVQVQELIDTCPKNFQVISGDDITALPTVLAGGVGVISVLGQGLPSEFSHMIRAGLNHEVDEAYRYHYAMQEGMELIFQEGNPAGIKAIFEALGLSKASVRLPLVEASEQLKNKIYDFVRPFVKVAAN is encoded by the coding sequence ATGAAAGAGCTAGTAGGAACAGGAGTTGCGTTAATAACTCCATTCAGAGAAGATTTATCAATAGATATCGATGCCTTGCACAAGGTAGTCAATTATAGTATCGACGGAGGGGTCGACTATTTAGTGGTTTTAGGTACCACAGGTGAATCGGTTACCCTTACAAAAGATGAAAAACAATTGGTAATAGACACGGTTACCATCGCCAATGCAGGTCGACTACCTTTGGTAGTTGGTGTGGGTGGTAATAGTACCCATTCGGTAATCGAAGAGCTTAAGACCCTTGATTTAACCAATTTTGAGGCGATTCTTTCCGTTTCACCCTATTACAACAAACCGACCCAAGAAGGTATATTCAGACATTTTATGGCGATAGCCAATGCTGCTCCTAAGCCTATTATTTTATATAATGTACCCGGTCGAACGGGAAGCAATATGCTGCCCTCTACGGTTAAGAGGCTGGCCGAGGAATCTCAGAATATCGTTGCTATAAAAGAAGCTTCAGGCAGTATGGTTCAGGTGCAAGAGTTGATAGATACTTGCCCTAAAAATTTTCAAGTTATTTCTGGTGATGACATAACCGCATTACCTACAGTCTTGGCCGGTGGTGTAGGGGTCATTTCTGTATTGGGACAAGGTTTACCTTCTGAATTCTCCCATATGATCAGGGCGGGTCTTAATCATGAGGTCGATGAGGCATATCGCTATCACTATGCCATGCAAGAAGGTATGGAGTTGATTTTTCAAGAAGGAAACCCCGCTGGTATCAAGGCGATCTTTGAGGCTTTGGGGCTATCAAAGGCTTCGGTACGATTACCCTTAGTCGAAGCTTCTGAACAACTTAAAAACAAAATATATGACTTTGTCAGGCCTTTTGTGAAAGTTGCTGCCAATTAA
- a CDS encoding putative hydrolase of the HAD superfamily yields MIKNIIFDFGDVFINLDKQIVFREMLKFGGTPNLTPELIELNNQYEVGEISSEEFISRLSVVYPAASSAEITDVWNGMLLDFPDTRLRFIEELASDKEYRMFLLSNTNALHIEHVENKLGADKYLRFKNAFEQFYLSHEINLRKPNTEIYKFVLDQNNLIAEETFFVDDTKENTDAANKLGINCWNLQVGKEDITQLKSKF; encoded by the coding sequence ATGATTAAAAATATCATCTTCGACTTTGGCGACGTTTTCATCAATCTAGACAAGCAAATTGTCTTTAGGGAAATGCTTAAGTTCGGTGGAACGCCAAATCTCACACCTGAGTTGATTGAACTGAACAACCAGTATGAGGTCGGCGAAATCTCTTCTGAAGAGTTTATTTCTAGACTATCGGTAGTCTACCCCGCAGCATCTTCTGCTGAAATCACCGATGTTTGGAATGGAATGCTATTAGACTTTCCCGATACTAGATTACGTTTTATCGAAGAACTGGCAAGCGACAAAGAATATCGCATGTTTCTCTTGAGCAATACCAATGCCTTGCACATCGAACATGTAGAAAATAAATTGGGTGCCGATAAATACTTGAGGTTCAAAAATGCATTTGAACAGTTCTACCTTTCCCACGAAATAAATTTACGTAAACCGAATACCGAAATTTATAAGTTCGTACTCGATCAAAATAATTTAATAGCTGAAGAAACATTCTTCGTTGACGATACTAAAGAAAATACAGATGCAGCTAACAAGTTAGGTATCAATTGCTGGAATCTTCAAGTGGGCA
- a CDS encoding Beta-barrel assembly machine subunit BamD: protein MRLLAPILILAVLLQSCSEYQKVLKNEEVKPKYDLAQKFYEEGDMKRANRLFEQIAPKYVGKPQGERVMFFLADTYFKRKDFNTAGYQYERFVKSYPKSEKVAEASFYGAKSYFELSPRHSLDQTDTDKALAKLQNFINAYPDSEYFDEANAMAKELTTKKERKAYEIAKQFNKIGEFDFTFLTPAVSAFDNFISDFPGSIYREDAMYYRFESASQYALNSFQALQRPRLKEAKEYYATLKKQFPETKYAEKADKLLEKVNEELEGFQQLTEAK from the coding sequence ATGAGACTGTTAGCCCCAATTTTGATTTTGGCTGTTTTGTTACAATCATGTAGCGAATATCAAAAAGTGCTTAAGAACGAGGAAGTTAAGCCGAAGTATGATTTGGCCCAAAAATTCTATGAGGAAGGTGATATGAAAAGGGCAAATCGCCTTTTTGAGCAGATCGCCCCTAAATATGTAGGAAAGCCACAAGGGGAGAGGGTAATGTTCTTTTTGGCGGATACTTATTTTAAAAGAAAAGATTTTAATACGGCCGGGTATCAGTATGAACGTTTCGTAAAGTCTTATCCGAAGAGTGAAAAGGTTGCTGAAGCTTCTTTTTATGGAGCTAAAAGCTATTTTGAGTTGTCACCTCGTCATTCTCTCGATCAGACTGATACCGATAAAGCTTTGGCCAAGTTGCAAAACTTTATCAATGCTTATCCAGATTCTGAATATTTTGATGAGGCTAACGCCATGGCGAAAGAGCTGACGACCAAAAAAGAGAGAAAGGCATACGAAATAGCCAAGCAGTTCAATAAAATAGGGGAGTTTGATTTTACATTTTTAACTCCGGCGGTATCGGCCTTCGATAATTTTATTTCAGATTTCCCAGGTTCTATTTACCGAGAAGATGCAATGTATTATCGATTCGAGTCTGCTTCTCAGTATGCATTGAATAGTTTTCAGGCGTTGCAAAGGCCTAGATTGAAAGAAGCCAAAGAGTATTATGCAACGTTGAAAAAACAGTTTCCTGAAACGAAATATGCCGAGAAGGCAGATAAACTTTTAGAAAAAGTTAATGAAGAATTAGAGGGCTTCCAACAACTGACAGAAGCGAAATAA
- a CDS encoding 5'-nucleotidase — translation MKRRKFISNSGASAAFVGLGGLSLNSCFDIKEKHITILHTNDVHSHIDTFPSTHSKFANLGGVAKRATLVEKIRNENPNTLLLDAGDIFQGTPYFNFYGGELEFKLMSMLNYDAATIGNHDFDNGLDGLLAQLPHAQFDLLSANYDFKNTLMEGRVQPYKIFNVDGIKVGIYGLGIELAGLVTKKLYMETKFLNPMEIAQDTERELKETHNCDLVICLSHLGYKYQRESKPSDLLLASHTQYTDLIIGGHTHTFLEKPTVVKNKADRDILVNQVGCFGINLGRIDFYFDSSKNSQSTGVSISV, via the coding sequence ATGAAACGAAGAAAATTTATTAGTAATAGCGGGGCTTCAGCAGCCTTTGTAGGTCTTGGCGGACTTTCTCTAAACTCGTGTTTTGATATAAAGGAAAAACATATTACAATTCTTCACACCAACGATGTACATAGTCATATCGACACCTTCCCGAGCACCCATTCAAAATTTGCCAATTTAGGCGGGGTGGCCAAACGGGCTACTTTAGTTGAAAAAATCAGAAATGAGAACCCCAATACCCTACTTTTAGATGCAGGAGACATTTTTCAAGGCACACCCTATTTTAATTTTTACGGAGGTGAACTCGAGTTCAAATTAATGAGTATGCTCAATTATGATGCGGCAACCATTGGCAATCACGATTTTGACAATGGTTTAGATGGCCTTTTGGCCCAATTGCCCCATGCTCAATTTGACCTGTTATCGGCTAATTACGATTTCAAAAATACCCTTATGGAAGGGCGTGTTCAACCCTATAAGATATTTAATGTTGATGGAATTAAAGTTGGCATTTATGGTTTGGGTATTGAATTAGCAGGGCTAGTTACCAAGAAACTTTACATGGAAACAAAGTTTTTGAACCCCATGGAAATCGCCCAGGACACTGAAAGAGAGCTTAAAGAAACCCATAATTGTGATTTGGTCATTTGCCTATCTCATTTGGGATATAAATATCAAAGAGAATCAAAGCCTAGTGACCTTTTATTGGCCTCGCATACACAATATACCGACTTGATCATTGGTGGCCACACCCATACATTTTTAGAAAAACCTACGGTGGTTAAGAACAAAGCCGATAGAGATATTTTGGTCAATCAAGTAGGCTGCTTCGGTATCAATTTAGGGCGTATCGACTTTTATTTCGATAGCTCTAAAAATAGTCAGTCGACGGGAGTATCAATTTCAGTTTAG
- a CDS encoding DNA ligase (NAD+) codes for MTEKEQIDKLRSELRAHNHNYYVLDEPVISDFEFDEKLKKLQVLEAKNPEFYDPSSPTLRVGGAVTKNFETVVHNERMYSLDNSYSKEDLEDWEKRIQRILGDDNVEFTCELKYDGASISLTYEEGRLVRAVTRGDGFQGDNVTTNVKTIKSVPLKLKGNFPAKFDIRGEIVLPFEGFAQMNAERLENGEEPYMNPRNTASGSLKLQDSSLVAKRPLDCLLYGIVGQNTGIATQWQMLEKARDWGFKVPSVAKLCKSTDEVLAFINHWDVNRHNLPYETDGVVVKVNSLQQQDELGFTSKSPRWAMAYKFKAEQVSTLLNEIKYQVGRTGSITPVANLEPVLLAGTTVKRASLHNADQIAKFDIREGDTVFVEKGGEIIPKIVGVDFTQRPKESEPTQYIENCPECGTELARTEGDAKHYCINYYGCPPQITGRIQHFISRKAMDIEGLGSETVEMLYQEGLITNYADLYTLTKEQVLPLERMAEKSAENLVNGVRASVSIPFERVLFALGIRFVGETVAKKLAKAYKNIDALMVANEEDLVAINEIGQRIASSVVEFFDNETNRDTVSRLKSYGVQFSLSEEQLENQTDKLKGLTLVVSGVFESISRTELKKLIENNGGKVGSSISSKTSYLVAGDKMGPSKRTKAESLSVPILTEEEFLKMV; via the coding sequence ATGACCGAAAAAGAGCAGATAGACAAGCTAAGAAGTGAACTCAGGGCACATAACCATAACTATTATGTTTTGGACGAGCCCGTGATTTCTGATTTTGAGTTTGATGAAAAACTAAAGAAATTACAGGTTCTAGAAGCTAAGAATCCTGAATTTTACGACCCTTCATCACCAACATTGAGGGTTGGTGGCGCTGTTACCAAAAACTTCGAAACGGTGGTTCATAATGAGCGTATGTATTCGCTCGACAATTCTTATTCTAAAGAAGATTTAGAAGATTGGGAGAAACGTATTCAGCGAATTCTAGGTGATGATAATGTAGAGTTTACCTGTGAACTCAAGTATGATGGGGCTTCGATAAGTTTAACCTATGAAGAGGGCAGGCTCGTTAGAGCCGTTACCCGTGGTGATGGTTTTCAGGGTGATAATGTTACTACCAATGTAAAAACCATAAAATCGGTGCCACTTAAATTGAAGGGTAATTTTCCGGCCAAGTTCGATATTCGAGGCGAAATCGTGCTTCCCTTCGAGGGGTTTGCGCAAATGAATGCCGAAAGACTCGAAAATGGCGAAGAGCCCTATATGAATCCCCGAAATACGGCTTCTGGAAGTTTAAAATTGCAAGACAGTTCTTTGGTGGCAAAGCGACCTTTAGATTGTCTGCTTTATGGAATAGTGGGTCAAAATACGGGTATAGCCACACAATGGCAAATGCTGGAGAAAGCTCGAGATTGGGGTTTTAAAGTACCATCAGTGGCAAAACTCTGCAAATCGACCGATGAAGTTCTGGCATTTATCAATCATTGGGATGTAAACCGGCATAATCTGCCCTACGAAACCGATGGGGTGGTGGTAAAAGTAAACAGTCTGCAACAGCAAGATGAATTGGGTTTTACCTCAAAATCGCCTCGCTGGGCCATGGCCTATAAATTCAAGGCCGAACAAGTTTCGACCTTGCTGAACGAGATAAAATACCAAGTTGGGCGAACAGGTTCGATAACACCAGTGGCCAATTTAGAGCCGGTTTTATTGGCCGGTACCACGGTAAAACGTGCTTCGCTGCACAATGCCGACCAAATTGCAAAATTTGATATTCGAGAGGGAGATACGGTTTTTGTTGAAAAAGGTGGTGAAATCATTCCTAAGATTGTCGGAGTCGATTTTACTCAAAGGCCAAAAGAATCAGAACCCACGCAATATATTGAGAATTGCCCTGAATGTGGTACCGAGCTGGCACGAACAGAGGGTGATGCCAAGCACTATTGTATAAATTATTATGGATGCCCACCCCAGATAACAGGTCGTATTCAACATTTTATTTCTAGAAAGGCCATGGATATCGAAGGCCTTGGTAGCGAAACAGTAGAAATGTTGTATCAAGAGGGGTTGATAACAAATTATGCAGACTTGTACACTCTTACCAAAGAGCAAGTATTACCTCTGGAGCGCATGGCGGAGAAATCTGCGGAAAACCTTGTAAATGGTGTACGGGCTTCCGTTTCTATTCCGTTTGAGCGGGTCTTGTTTGCTTTGGGGATACGTTTTGTGGGTGAAACGGTAGCTAAAAAATTAGCTAAAGCATACAAAAATATTGATGCATTGATGGTGGCTAATGAGGAAGATTTGGTGGCTATTAATGAAATAGGTCAAAGAATAGCAAGCTCTGTGGTTGAATTTTTCGACAATGAGACCAATAGGGATACAGTTTCGCGCCTAAAAAGTTACGGAGTTCAGTTCAGTCTTTCTGAAGAACAATTGGAAAATCAAACGGATAAGCTTAAGGGGTTGACTTTGGTGGTTTCTGGTGTTTTTGAAAGTATTAGTCGAACGGAATTGAAGAAACTAATCGAAAATAATGGTGGAAAAGTAGGGTCAAGCATTTCATCAAAAACCTCATATTTGGTGGCAGGTGATAAAATGGGGCCTAGTAAGAGAACCAAGGCCGAGTCGCTATCGGTGCCTATTCTTACCGAAGAAGAGTTTTTGAAAATGGTATAA
- a CDS encoding release factor glutamine methyltransferase has product MQLKEIRNIFHKELNGLYALEEINSFFYLLIEHHLGLERFILALKPDITITKTEEQPLFEALSELKKFKPIQYIIGETSFMELDFAVNPDVLIPRPETEELVRWIIEDIKAFSGSKTVGKIKILDIGTGSGCIAIALAKNLPQAEVYALDVSESALVMARTNAIKNKVSIQFSHLSILNRPELNNKFDIIVSNPPYVREQEKEKMNLNVLENEPGLALFVKDNDPLIFYKEIALFAKKHLNQLGALYLEINQYLAKETEQLLKEHNFSEIELRKDMFDNDRMIKAVI; this is encoded by the coding sequence ATGCAACTAAAAGAAATCAGGAATATATTTCATAAAGAACTTAATGGTCTGTATGCTCTTGAAGAGATAAATAGTTTTTTCTACCTTTTAATCGAGCATCATCTTGGGCTGGAGCGCTTTATACTTGCACTGAAACCTGATATCACGATTACCAAAACCGAAGAACAACCCTTATTCGAGGCTTTGTCGGAATTGAAAAAATTCAAGCCGATTCAATATATCATAGGGGAGACCAGTTTTATGGAGCTTGATTTCGCTGTTAACCCCGATGTTTTGATACCAAGACCGGAGACGGAAGAATTAGTTCGGTGGATTATTGAAGACATTAAAGCTTTCTCAGGTAGCAAAACCGTTGGGAAAATTAAAATTCTCGATATTGGAACAGGAAGTGGTTGTATCGCCATCGCATTGGCTAAAAATTTGCCGCAAGCAGAAGTGTATGCCCTAGACGTTTCGGAATCGGCTTTAGTAATGGCCCGTACTAATGCGATTAAGAATAAGGTCTCGATTCAATTTTCGCATTTGAGTATTTTGAATCGCCCGGAACTGAATAATAAGTTCGATATTATAGTTTCGAATCCTCCCTATGTGCGTGAACAAGAGAAAGAAAAAATGAATTTGAATGTTTTGGAGAATGAACCTGGTTTGGCCCTTTTTGTTAAGGATAATGATCCTTTGATATTTTATAAGGAAATCGCCTTGTTTGCGAAAAAGCATTTGAATCAATTAGGAGCCTTATATTTAGAAATCAATCAATATTTAGCAAAAGAGACCGAACAACTTCTAAAAGAACATAATTTTTCAGAAATTGAACTGCGAAAAGATATGTTCGATAATGACAGAATGATAAAGGCTGTTATTTGA
- a CDS encoding diaminohydroxyphosphoribosylaminopyrimidine deaminase, whose amino-acid sequence MLRCLQIAKNGLGTTAPNPMVGCVIVHDSKIIGEGFTSPYGGAHAEVNAINSVEDKSLLKEATLYVSLEPCSHFGKTPPCADLIVANEIPQVIIGLVDPHDKVAGKGIAKLKAAGVSVEYGFLEKECREHHKRFLSFQEKKRPYIILKWAQTTNGYIAPSKKLRSERPEPYWITNAHSRQLVHQWRSEEQAILIGTNTVIEDNPKLDVRQWSGTNPIRVVLDRELKIDSNTNVLDGSIPTIIITDQELKDKKQERDSISHIYIDFSHEIATQLTEALYNENINSIFIEGGAKTLQSFIDANLWDEARVFTGQTTFSEGVEAPKFSGRITGTQKIETDILNIFHND is encoded by the coding sequence ATGTTGCGCTGTTTGCAAATTGCTAAAAATGGATTAGGAACAACGGCACCGAACCCCATGGTCGGCTGTGTAATCGTGCATGATTCTAAAATCATCGGTGAAGGTTTTACTAGCCCTTACGGGGGGGCGCATGCCGAGGTGAATGCGATAAACTCGGTAGAAGACAAATCGCTTCTGAAAGAAGCCACACTATACGTGAGCCTTGAGCCCTGTTCCCATTTTGGCAAAACACCACCCTGTGCCGATTTGATTGTTGCCAACGAAATTCCGCAAGTTATCATAGGACTTGTTGATCCTCATGATAAGGTTGCCGGCAAAGGTATAGCTAAGCTGAAAGCGGCAGGGGTATCGGTCGAATATGGTTTTCTAGAAAAAGAATGTCGTGAACATCATAAACGTTTTTTGTCTTTTCAAGAAAAAAAAAGGCCATACATCATTTTAAAATGGGCCCAGACTACCAACGGTTATATAGCACCTAGTAAGAAATTACGATCAGAAAGGCCCGAACCGTATTGGATAACCAATGCACATTCTAGACAATTGGTACACCAATGGCGAAGCGAAGAACAAGCTATTCTCATTGGGACCAATACCGTTATTGAAGACAACCCTAAGTTAGACGTAAGGCAATGGTCAGGCACCAACCCTATTCGCGTTGTATTAGATAGAGAACTGAAAATAGACAGTAATACAAATGTTCTAGATGGAAGCATACCTACAATAATCATTACCGACCAAGAACTAAAAGACAAAAAACAAGAAAGAGACTCCATCAGCCATATTTATATCGATTTCTCACATGAAATAGCAACCCAATTAACCGAAGCGCTATACAACGAAAATATAAACAGCATATTTATCGAGGGAGGGGCAAAAACCCTACAAAGTTTTATAGACGCCAACCTTTGGGATGAAGCTAGAGTATTCACTGGGCAAACGACATTTTCCGAGGGAGTAGAAGCACCGAAATTTTCAGGTCGAATCACAGGCACACAAAAAATAGAAACCGATATCTTAAATATATTCCACAATGATTAA
- a CDS encoding 5'-nucleotidase-like protein, which produces MVLKIQHFVIFSTILLTTSCKDSNIGLSKVSGEEVLIDANLKKSDSIEAFVSPYRQRVDAILDSTLAYSPIVISKSDGDLNTSAGNLMADIVFSEANPIFKARTNKEIDFVLLNHGGIRAMISKGNISSRTAYEVMPFENSIVVAELTGASVLEIASFLRDSGRAHPVSGLQIILDQKNQIETLKIQGKPLDPSKTYYVATSNYLISGGDQMGFFKDATKIVDTDYLIRNAMIDYFKKVDTIAPTVDDRFIKRQ; this is translated from the coding sequence ATGGTTTTAAAAATACAACATTTTGTTATATTTTCAACAATATTACTAACGACTTCCTGTAAAGACAGTAATATCGGGCTTTCTAAAGTCTCAGGCGAAGAAGTTTTAATCGATGCTAATTTAAAAAAGTCCGATTCTATAGAGGCTTTCGTTTCTCCATATCGCCAACGTGTCGACGCAATTCTCGACAGTACCCTGGCTTATTCGCCTATTGTCATTTCTAAAAGTGATGGAGACTTAAATACATCTGCCGGTAACTTAATGGCAGATATAGTTTTCTCTGAGGCCAACCCCATATTTAAGGCACGAACCAATAAAGAAATTGACTTTGTACTTTTGAATCATGGCGGCATTCGGGCCATGATATCAAAAGGTAACATTTCCTCTAGAACAGCCTATGAGGTTATGCCTTTTGAAAATTCTATTGTGGTTGCCGAATTAACCGGAGCCTCTGTACTTGAAATAGCATCCTTTTTAAGGGATTCAGGACGGGCTCACCCTGTTTCAGGACTTCAAATTATTCTAGATCAAAAAAATCAAATAGAGACCCTAAAAATTCAAGGTAAACCTTTAGACCCCTCTAAAACCTACTATGTTGCCACCTCCAACTATTTAATTTCGGGAGGTGATCAAATGGGCTTTTTTAAAGATGCGACCAAGATTGTAGATACAGATTACCTAATTAGAAACGCGATGATCGATTATTTTAAAAAGGTAGACACCATAGCCCCAACGGTTGACGACAGATTCATTAAACGACAATAG